In Chryseobacterium oranimense, a single window of DNA contains:
- a CDS encoding YegP family protein, protein MEKFVITKRVNSEYQFNLKAGNGEIILTSEGYVQKASCLKGIESVKINSQEDLRYDRRFAKNGKDYFVLKARNGEIIGKSQYYSSKSSMEVGIASVKENAPTAEIVNETL, encoded by the coding sequence ATGGAAAAATTTGTCATCACAAAAAGAGTCAACAGCGAATATCAGTTTAATTTAAAAGCAGGAAATGGCGAAATTATTTTAACCAGCGAAGGTTACGTTCAGAAAGCATCTTGTCTGAAAGGTATTGAGTCTGTGAAGATCAATTCCCAGGAGGACTTAAGATATGACAGAAGATTTGCTAAGAACGGGAAAGATTATTTTGTACTCAAAGCGAGAAACGGAGAAATCATTGGTAAAAGCCAATATTATAGTTCCAAATCTTCAATGGAGGTCGGGATTGCATCTGTGAAAGAAAATGCGCCTACTGCCGAAATCGTCAACGAAACTCTTTAA